Part of the Microcoleus sp. FACHB-68 genome is shown below.
GTTTTCACTTTTTGCTTTTCACTTTTTTGGGCTAGGCCGGCCCTAGACTAGGGGGGTAGTTATTTGGTTTAAATTGTTATGGGCAACTCTTCCAGCGCTAGATTAGTTCTCAATCATTCGACTCACATTCCCGGTTTGATCGCGATCCTGGAACGGCTGACAAAGTATGCCGATATTCAAACCATTACCCCAGGCGTCATTGGTAATGTTAAGGGTCACACCCCTCGGATGACGTTACGGGTGTCCGTTCCCATTCGTGGCGGGTTTAAGGTGCTGGCAAGACA
Proteins encoded:
- a CDS encoding DUF2103 domain-containing protein → MGNSSSARLVLNHSTHIPGLIAILERLTKYADIQTITPGVIGNVKGHTPRMTLRVSVPIRGGFKVLARQGKTVQEVFVITSLSQNELEEIIALLLKK